One genomic window of Pempheris klunzingeri isolate RE-2024b chromosome 12, fPemKlu1.hap1, whole genome shotgun sequence includes the following:
- the mrpl2 gene encoding large ribosomal subunit protein uL2m: MMAASCLTRALRSLTLSQPALLSSQAVAQTKLGSAVGQCRGFLTTAPLEQNRTHWKQRENYTIKPIGMKKTGGRDYSGRIRTHGIGGGHKQKYRWIDFNRLRYQTGQEDKPFDEKVVEVRYDPCRSADIALVAGGSRKRWIIATENMQAGDFIKTSGVIGRMAVSANEGDAYPLGALPVGTLVNNLEIQPGKGSEYIRAAGTSGVLLRKVNGTAIVQLPSKQQVQVQETCMVTVGRVSNTDHNKQTIGKAGRNRWLGKRPSSGLWQRKGGWAGRKIKPLPPMKSYINLPSISAK, translated from the exons ATGATGGCGGCGTCGTGTCTAACTCGAGCCCTGCGCTCCCTGACCCTCTCCcagcctgctctgctctcctcgcAG GCGGTCGCACAGACCAAGCTGGGGAGTGCAGTGGGTCAGTGCAGAGGCTTCCTCACCACAGCCCCCCTGGAGCAGAACAGGACacactggaagcagagggagaacTACACCATCAAACCGATAGGGATGaaaaagacaggaggaagagattACTCAG GAAGGATACGGACACATGGCATCGGAGGGGGCCACAAACAGAAATACCGGTGGATAGACTTTAACCGACTGCGCTACCAAACGGGCCAAGAGGACAAGCCCTTCGACGAGAAGGTTGTTGAAGTGCGATACGACCCGTGCAG GTCCGCAGACATTGCCCTGGTGGCTGGAGGCAGCCGGAAAAGATGGATTATTGCTACGGAGAACATGCAGGCCGGAGACTTCATCAAAACATCCGGAGTTATTGGACGAATGGCAG TCTCAGCCAATGAGGGCGATGCCTATCCACTGGGAGCTCTTCCTGTGGGGACACTGGTGAACAACCTGGAGATACAACCAGGGAAGGGATCCGAGTACATACGTGCGGCAG GCACAAGTGGCGTTTTGCTCCGGAAAGTAAACGGCACAGCAATCGTTCAGCTGCCCTCCAAGCAGCAGGTTCAG GTGCAGGAGACCTGCATGGTAACGGTGGGACGAGTGTCCAACACTGACCACAACAAACAGACCATCGGCAAAGCAGGCCGCAACCGCTGGCTGGGCAAACGCCCTTCGAGCGGCCTGTGGCAGAGAAAGGGAGGCTGGGCAGGACGCAAGATTAAACCACTGCCTCCGATGAAGAGTTACATCAACCTGCCCTCAATCTCAGCGAAATAA